The following proteins are encoded in a genomic region of Paenibacillus sp. FSL H3-0469:
- a CDS encoding HAMP domain-containing sensor histidine kinase, producing the protein MIRGNNRGLWWYFVSMVFVIILFFVVILSALAFLYIRVGHNTIGHRNMFPPLLTTMLFSLVIGTTISIMVGKKILAPITDFSRAAKEIAKGNFDIYLNESHRVDEISEVAHHFNLMVQELRSIETLRNDFVVNVSHEFKTPIAAIEGYAMLLQEENLSKEEHDEYTGMIIESSRQLSNLSGNILKISKLENQEMLSELAEYPLDEQLRQALLLLESLWAAKQLNLDIELDEQRYYGNEELMMQVWLNVLGNAIKFTPEGGMISVALHSDGTWISVVIADTGIGMTPKVRKHIFEKFYQGDPARSAGGNGLGLPLAARIISLSKGTIEVRSEPGQGSAFTIKLPVGGAAH; encoded by the coding sequence ATGATCCGGGGGAACAATAGAGGCTTGTGGTGGTATTTCGTATCGATGGTATTCGTGATTATTCTATTCTTCGTCGTAATTCTGTCTGCTCTGGCCTTCTTATATATCCGCGTGGGGCATAATACGATAGGGCACCGCAATATGTTCCCGCCCCTGCTGACTACGATGCTGTTCAGTCTGGTCATCGGGACTACGATTAGTATTATGGTCGGCAAAAAAATTCTGGCCCCGATCACAGACTTCAGCCGTGCTGCCAAAGAAATCGCCAAGGGCAACTTCGACATCTACCTGAATGAGTCGCACCGTGTAGATGAGATCAGTGAAGTGGCACATCACTTCAATCTGATGGTCCAGGAGCTGCGCAGCATCGAGACCCTGCGCAATGACTTCGTCGTGAATGTGTCTCACGAATTTAAGACGCCTATTGCAGCGATTGAAGGGTACGCCATGCTGCTGCAGGAGGAGAATCTGAGCAAGGAGGAGCATGACGAATACACCGGAATGATTATCGAGAGCTCACGGCAGCTGTCTAATCTGTCCGGTAACATCCTCAAGATCTCCAAGCTGGAGAACCAGGAGATGCTCTCAGAGCTGGCCGAATATCCGCTGGACGAGCAGCTCCGCCAGGCACTGCTGCTGCTGGAATCCCTCTGGGCCGCCAAGCAGCTGAATCTGGACATTGAGCTGGATGAGCAGCGGTATTATGGCAACGAAGAGCTGATGATGCAGGTGTGGCTTAATGTGCTGGGCAATGCGATCAAGTTCACGCCGGAGGGCGGGATGATCTCGGTCGCGCTCCACTCGGACGGGACCTGGATCTCGGTGGTCATCGCGGACACCGGCATCGGCATGACCCCGAAGGTGCGCAAGCACATCTTCGAGAAGTTCTACCAGGGCGACCCCGCCCGCTCCGCCGGAGGCAACGGCCTCGGCCTGCCGCTGGCCGCGCGCATCATCAGCCTGAGCAAAGGCACCATCGAGGTGCGCAGCGAGCCGGGCCAGGGCTCGGCGTTCACGATTAAGCTGCCGGTGGGCGGGGCAGCTCATTAG